The following is a genomic window from Niabella soli DSM 19437.
GACCTGATGCGCCAATCCGGCGAAGAGCGGATTACGGTTCTTAAAGAGGAGCTGGAAGCAACAACGACCCATAACCTTACTATAAAAACTATTGTTGAAGAGGGTTTCCTGGGCGACTCAGCCAATGAAATTATCCAAAAAGAATTGACAGACCTCGTAGTTATGGGAATAAAAGGCAAAACGGGGCTGGAAAAGATCATTATGGGGAGCAACGCTGTAAAAGCCATCGGTGCCATTGACGCTCCCCTGTTAATTGTTCCCGATAAGGTGTCTATAACTACCCCCACAAAAATTGGACTGGCTTCAGACCTTAGTTTGCTTTCTGCTGAGAACCTGCGCCAGTTGCACAATTTTTTAAATGCATTTAACGGCGCATCCCTGTCTGTAATAAATATAAATATGGACAAAACCAGCGCTACCAATGAAGAAAGAATCAGTGCGCTAAAAGCGCAGCTATCCGACCTGGACCCCGCATTTTATTTTATCGAAGCACCGCATATTGAAACCGGTCTGGAAACCTTTGTCCGGGAAAACGCCATTTCAATACTGATCTTCATTCATCATGAAAAGGGCTTCTTTGCCAGCCTGTTTCACAAAAGCATCAGCAAACAAATTGCCTGGCATACAACAGTGCCGGTATTGCGGTTGAAGAATTAAGCGCGACAGTTTAGACTTTTTAACCACATAGATACAATAGAAATCATAGCGTTTAAGGCGGCATAGATTTCCCCGCCGTGGCGGGAAACATAGCTACTATGTTTTCTGCTATCATATCTACGTGCCTGTCCAGCAGGGCAGGACAAGTTATAGTTAAAATAATTTAGTTATACAGAATGCACGAATAACTTGTTTACCGCAAATTGTGGTTATTGCTTCTCATACACCAGGAAACCATAAGGCGCAATTTCAAAATGTTTGCCGGTTGTAAAATCACTGGCAACGCCTGTAAAAACATTTTTGAACGAGCCGGCAAGATTGGAATCACTGATATCAAATTGCAGCCCTTTTGCATCAGAAAAATTCAACACCACCAGCACTTCTCTATTCCCGTTCTTTCTGAGGTAAGCAAGGATCTTATCGTCGGCAGTGGTAGCCAATTTATAAGTAATAACAGCAGGATCGCCTCCACGCAACGCAGGGTTATTGGTATGAAGATCCAATAGTGTCCTGTAAAAATCCATCAGCGTCAGGCCTTCTTTTGCACCCGCACTCTTTGACGGCCAAGGGATCGGGTCCTTATCAAAAAACTTAAGCCGCTTGTCTTTTAAAGGGAGCTCCTGCCCACTGTACAGCAGTGGAATACCGTTCCAGGTACAACTGAAAACCGCCAGCGGTTGTGCCAGGTTACCATATTTTTCATATTCGGTACCATTCCAACTGTTTTCATCATGATTGCTGGTAAACCAGGCCCGCATGCTGGAATCGCCGAGAGCGCTGTATTGCTTCAGCAGCTCAAACAAACCGGACAGCGGCTGCTGTTGCTTAAAAAAATCTTCTGTCTGGTGCATCCATTTCCAGGAATAGCTTGCATCAAATACTTTTCCGTACTCCGGGTTTTCCAGTTCGTCAAATTCGCCCAGCCAGAACAGGGGTTTCAGGGCATCCAACTGCGGGCGCGCTTCCTGCCAGAAATCCACTTCCACCCAGGAAGCCAGATCACAACGGAAACCATCGATGCCAGTGTGCTGCACCCAGAACTTCATGGCGTCGATCATTGCTTTTCTCAGTTCCGGATTTTTATAGTTCAATTCAATAATATCGTCCATACCACTGGCAGCATGAAAACTACCATCGCTGTCATGCAAATAATAATCAGGATGCGTCTTCGTCCATACATGATCCCATCCGGTATGATTCGCCACCCAATCGATGATCACTTTAAATCCCATTGTATGCGCCTGTTGTACCAACCGCTGAAAATCTTCCAGTGTACCAAATTCGGGGTTAACCGCCGTATAGTCGGAACAGGCATAATAACTGCCCAATGTGCCCTTGCGTTTTTCTTTTGCAATGGGCGTAACCGGCATAAACCAAAGCGTTTGCACGCCCATGTCTTTTAAACGCGGTAACGCAGCCGCAAAAGCGTTAAAAGTGCCTTCAGGTGTATATTGGCGAATATTTACTTCGTAGATATTGGTGGAATGGGCCCATTCCGGAGTTCTTTTTCCCACTGTTGTCATAACCGTTTGTTTTTCCTTTGAGTCCTTTTTCCCGCGTTCCTTTGGCATCAGTTTGCAGGATAATGCGCCAAAAGCCATCCCGATAGCTACCGGGACCAGCACTAGATACAGGACTCTCATGTCATTTGTTTTGCTGAAGATAGTTATTAAAGATTAATTTTGCGCCATGAAGCAGTTTGAGGTACCGTTTTTTTACAGAAGTCCGCTAATATCCAATATTAAAAGAAAAAGAAGAAGTACGGATAAGTTAAAGAAAGACTTTTCGCCCACCCTTTTGGATTTTGGAGCAGTACAAATTTACCTGGCCCGGCATTTTGGCTTTTGTTATGGTGTAGAGAATGCAATTGAAATTGCTTTTAAAACGGTGGATGAAAATCCCGGGAAGCGGATCTTTTTGCTAAGTGAAATGATCCATAACCCGCAGGTAAATGAAGACCTTTTAAGCCGCGGAGTACGGTTTTTACAGGACACGCACGGTAAACAGATCATCCCTTTTGAAGACCTTACCCGTGAAGATATTGTGCTGATCCCGGCGTTTGGCACCACCCTGGAGATCGAAAAAAAATTAAAGGAGATCGGCATTCGTACAGAGCAATATAATACCACCTGCCCTTTTGTTGAAAAGGTATGGAACCGCAGTGAAAGCATTGCAAAAAAAGCCTACGCTATTATCATTCATGGCAAGCCCAGCCATGAAGAAACCAGGGCCACTTTTTCGCATGCGGCTTCCAATGCTCCCTCTGTGGTGGTGCGGGATATGCAGCAAACCATTGAACTGGCAAAATACATTACCGGTGAAAAACCTGCAGCGGATTTTTACACCGAGTTTAAGGGACAATTCAGCGAGGGCTTTGACCTTGAAAAAGATTTGTCGCGCATCGGGGTGGTAAACCAAACAACCATGCTGGCGAGCGATACTCAGGCCATTGCTGATTATTTAAAACAGGTAATGATTGAAAAATATTCATTGACCAAAGAAACGCTTGCCGAGCGCTTTGCAGACACAAGAGATACCCTTTGCTACGCCACTAACGACAACCAGACCTCGGTAATGGAAATGCTGACGACCGCCGCTGATTTCGCGATTGTGGTGGGCGGGTACAATTCTTCCAATACCTCCCACCTGGTAGAACTTTGTGAAGAAAAGCTGCCTACTTATTTCATTAATAACGCCGGCAAGATCCTTAACCGTAATGAAATATTACATTACGATTTCCATAAAAAACAGGAACTGCTTACCAACGGTTTTCTTCCGGATCACGCACCGGTAAAGATACTGATGACCAGTGGCGCTTCCTGTCCGGATGCCCTGGTGGAAAAGGTGATTGAAAAAATAGCGGGCTTTTTTACGAGTGAGGAACAATTGAGTAAAATGACGGCGCAGTTTTCTGCATAGTTTAAAAAATGTGTGATGGAAAAGCCGCGTGCTAATTATTAGCCGGAAATGCGGAAAGACGGGAAAGTCATGCCGGCCGATAAATACTTTTTTGCTAGTGCTATGTCAAGCACATTTTATTAGGCCACAAAAGCACTAAGCCACTAAGTTATTATTCTTGGAGCCTTCGCGTCGTCGTGGCATCAGACATTATATACTTGACTTAACACTAGTTTTTGGCGCGCTGTAGCAAAACAAAAAATGTGCGACTGTGAAGCCGCACATTACTATTAAGTTTATCGGTGATCTATTGAACCGGCGCGTTATACATCAGTTCATAATATTCGTGCGCCATGCGGTTACTTTCAAACTGCCACCGTACGTCCTGCATACCATTCTTCATGATCTGGCGCCAGGTATTGTAGTCGTTGTAATACAATGGAATGATCTGGGAAGTAAGAATTTCATATAATTTATTCAAATCGTATTCGTCCTGCTCCTGCACGTGCATATTGGCATAATCTGCTTTAGGGATCACGAAACCGTTATGCCCGTTATTGATAAATTCAGGGATCCAGCCATCATCGGTAGAGAAATTAACCGCACCGTTCATAGCGGCGGTCATGCCACTGGTACCCGATGCTTCGCGCGGAACACGGGGGTTATTCAGCCATACGTCGGCAGCCTGTTTCAGGCGTTTGGACAGTCCCAACTCATAACCGATCATTACAGACACATTTTTATAGCTCTTACTTAAATGCACCAGTTCGTTAAATTCTCCTATTGCCGGAAAGTCCATCGGATAAGGTTTTCCGGCCCAAATGATCTGGATCGGATATTGGGTATTGGTCATCAGTTCATGAAACCGCTCTCTGTCCGAAGCAATCAGTCCCGCTCTTTTGTAGCCCGCAAACCTCCTGGCCCATACGATGGTGAGCACATCCGGGCTAAACAATTTGCCGGTTTGATCTGCCACTATCTCAAAAGCCCTTTTCTTCAGGAATTTCTTACGATCATCAAAACCGTAGTCGTCGCCCACATCTTTGAACTTATACATTTGCTTATCGGCCCAGTAGGTCCAGTTCTGTGCATTCGTAATGGATATGATGGGGCAGATACCATCATATTTGCCCCACATTTCACGCGACACTTCCCCATGCAACCGCGAAACCCCATTGGCAATATGCGCAAAACGCAGGGCCACCAGTGAATGATTAAACTGATCTTCCGGGTCATGCGTCAGCGCCTTTACTTCATCCACGCTCAAGCCACAGAAATAACTCATTTTATGGCAGAGGTAGATATCATGTTTTTCATTGCCGGCTTCTTCCGGAGTATGCGTGGTAAATACCAGGCGCTTTTTTACTTCGTTAAGATCACGATGATACTTCTGGTATAAATAAAAAGCAGCCGAAAGGCCATGCGCTTCGTTTAAATGATAAATTTCAGGGTTGAATCCCAGCAGGTCGATCAGCTTGGCGCCACCCACCCCCAGCAAAATGAACTGCGCTACTTTGGTTGCCACGTTGGCATCATACAGCTTATGCGAAATAGTTTGCGATACATAATCGTTTTCCGGCAGGTCGGTGCTCAGCAGGAACAGTGGCGCGGTTTTGAACGTTTCGGGGGCCAGGTAGTAGGCCTTTACCCAAACCGGGGCGTCATGTACCAGTATTTGAAATTTGATGCCGGTGTCTTCCAGAAAGCTGTACAATTTTTCATTCCAGGCCACATCCAGCGTCTGGTCCTGGTTGCGCTCCTGGTCGTAATACCCGTATTTCCATAAAATACCAATTCCGATCATATTTTGCTTCAACTCATAAGCACTCCGGAAATGCGAGCCGGATAAAAATCCCAATCCACCACTATAAATCTTCAACGGCTGATGAATGGCAAATTCCATCGAAAAATAAGCTGCTTTTTTCTCATAATTCTTATCTACTTCATAAGGCACTTTGAAATTCTCAAAACTCATATATACTGATTAAGGTTTGCAAAATAAGCGAAATATAGCGATAAACATGTATAAAATACACAGCCGTTAATAACAGTGTGGATAAAACACATTGAATCGTTGCACCGGTATATACCGACGACTTTTTTTATATAGTGATAAGGCGCTCGTTTATTTCAGTATCACTCCGGCCAGTGGCGGCAGGTTGAGGGTGATCTTATAGCGCTGGTTTTCTTTATCAATACATTCTGACCGGATGGTTTGGTTGAATACATCTCCGGTGCCATCATACTCTTTACTATCAGAATTAAACAATTCCTGCGTATACTTTTTTCCCGACACTTCAATCACCCAGTCATGCTGCACTTCCGGCGTCATGTTCAGCACCACCAACAACTCCTGTTCCGGTGCGTTGCCTTTTCGTTTGTATACGATCACACCTTGTTCCCGGTGGTTCAGGTCCACCCATTCAAATCCATCGGTATTAAACTGGTTCAGGTGCATGGCCGGTTCAGCCACCAGGACCTTGTTCAATGTGCGTAAACATTCCTGCGCGCCCTTATGACTGTTGTGCTGCAGTAAAGACCAATCCAGTTCCGATTTATAATTCCACTCTGAGGTTTGCCCAAACTCAGATCCCATAAATAATAATTTCGCTCCCGGGTGCGTCCACATATAAGTGAAGAATAACCGGAGGTTCGCAAATTTCTGCCAAAGGTCGCCGGGCATCTTAAAGATCAGCGGGCTCTTGCCGTGCACTACCTCGTCATGACTGATGGGCAGCATAAAATTCTCATCATAATAATACATCAGGCTAAAAGTGAAATCGTTCTGATGGTATTGCCGGTAAACCGGATCCAGTTTAAAATAATCCAGTGAATCGTGCATCCAGCCCATCATCCATTTCATGCCAAAGCCCAGTCCGCCTTCAAACGTAGGCTTCGAGACCCCCGGCCAGTCAGTAGCTTCTTCCGCAATCGTCTGTGTATCCGGAAAATCGCGGTACACTGTTTCATTCAGGTGCTTTATAAAACGGA
Proteins encoded in this region:
- a CDS encoding 4-hydroxy-3-methylbut-2-enyl diphosphate reductase, coding for MKQFEVPFFYRSPLISNIKRKRRSTDKLKKDFSPTLLDFGAVQIYLARHFGFCYGVENAIEIAFKTVDENPGKRIFLLSEMIHNPQVNEDLLSRGVRFLQDTHGKQIIPFEDLTREDIVLIPAFGTTLEIEKKLKEIGIRTEQYNTTCPFVEKVWNRSESIAKKAYAIIIHGKPSHEETRATFSHAASNAPSVVVRDMQQTIELAKYITGEKPAADFYTEFKGQFSEGFDLEKDLSRIGVVNQTTMLASDTQAIADYLKQVMIEKYSLTKETLAERFADTRDTLCYATNDNQTSVMEMLTTAADFAIVVGGYNSSNTSHLVELCEEKLPTYFINNAGKILNRNEILHYDFHKKQELLTNGFLPDHAPVKILMTSGASCPDALVEKVIEKIAGFFTSEEQLSKMTAQFSA
- a CDS encoding alpha-amylase family glycosyl hydrolase, producing MRVLYLVLVPVAIGMAFGALSCKLMPKERGKKDSKEKQTVMTTVGKRTPEWAHSTNIYEVNIRQYTPEGTFNAFAAALPRLKDMGVQTLWFMPVTPIAKEKRKGTLGSYYACSDYTAVNPEFGTLEDFQRLVQQAHTMGFKVIIDWVANHTGWDHVWTKTHPDYYLHDSDGSFHAASGMDDIIELNYKNPELRKAMIDAMKFWVQHTGIDGFRCDLASWVEVDFWQEARPQLDALKPLFWLGEFDELENPEYGKVFDASYSWKWMHQTEDFFKQQQPLSGLFELLKQYSALGDSSMRAWFTSNHDENSWNGTEYEKYGNLAQPLAVFSCTWNGIPLLYSGQELPLKDKRLKFFDKDPIPWPSKSAGAKEGLTLMDFYRTLLDLHTNNPALRGGDPAVITYKLATTADDKILAYLRKNGNREVLVVLNFSDAKGLQFDISDSNLAGSFKNVFTGVASDFTTGKHFEIAPYGFLVYEKQ
- the glgP gene encoding alpha-glucan family phosphorylase, producing the protein MSFENFKVPYEVDKNYEKKAAYFSMEFAIHQPLKIYSGGLGFLSGSHFRSAYELKQNMIGIGILWKYGYYDQERNQDQTLDVAWNEKLYSFLEDTGIKFQILVHDAPVWVKAYYLAPETFKTAPLFLLSTDLPENDYVSQTISHKLYDANVATKVAQFILLGVGGAKLIDLLGFNPEIYHLNEAHGLSAAFYLYQKYHRDLNEVKKRLVFTTHTPEEAGNEKHDIYLCHKMSYFCGLSVDEVKALTHDPEDQFNHSLVALRFAHIANGVSRLHGEVSREMWGKYDGICPIISITNAQNWTYWADKQMYKFKDVGDDYGFDDRKKFLKKRAFEIVADQTGKLFSPDVLTIVWARRFAGYKRAGLIASDRERFHELMTNTQYPIQIIWAGKPYPMDFPAIGEFNELVHLSKSYKNVSVMIGYELGLSKRLKQAADVWLNNPRVPREASGTSGMTAAMNGAVNFSTDDGWIPEFINNGHNGFVIPKADYANMHVQEQDEYDLNKLYEILTSQIIPLYYNDYNTWRQIMKNGMQDVRWQFESNRMAHEYYELMYNAPVQ
- a CDS encoding universal stress protein — its product is MKKILALTDFSSNADQAARYALTLVQKWQSGELTLLHTFEPPVFINDAAGNLTPDGIPNPVNYSLVMEQADLMRQSGEERITVLKEELEATTTHNLTIKTIVEEGFLGDSANEIIQKELTDLVVMGIKGKTGLEKIIMGSNAVKAIGAIDAPLLIVPDKVSITTPTKIGLASDLSLLSAENLRQLHNFLNAFNGASLSVININMDKTSATNEERISALKAQLSDLDPAFYFIEAPHIETGLETFVRENAISILIFIHHEKGFFASLFHKSISKQIAWHTTVPVLRLKN